From Streptomyces sp. CMB-StM0423, a single genomic window includes:
- a CDS encoding polysaccharide deacetylase family protein, with protein sequence MLPRARPRTGLLALAVTAALLASACSSGTAGPDHPRPLTHPYGDAKPAVAGGLAAAPARALARTAQHQRRVHAQRLATARTWGLDATPLLPPAPPRSKPALATEPGFEANGGGPGLPPVITRVPTDDRVIFLTIDDGYRKDPELLRMLRELDVPVSAFLADEVARDDYGYFRDLRDLGTTVSNHTLHHPNLRELPYEAQREEICGQQRVLEREMGTKPRIFRPPYGNYNADTLRAAKDCGIGLVPLWQQEAFPGRWTYSRADTAFHPGDIVLTHFEGPSEFGGTMTDMLRTVLRKANDEGFAVARLEDYV encoded by the coding sequence ATGCTCCCACGTGCCCGACCCCGCACCGGCCTCCTCGCCCTGGCCGTCACCGCCGCGCTCCTCGCCTCCGCCTGCTCCTCGGGTACCGCCGGACCCGACCACCCCCGCCCCCTCACCCACCCCTACGGGGACGCCAAGCCCGCCGTCGCCGGCGGCCTCGCCGCCGCCCCCGCCCGAGCGCTCGCCCGCACCGCGCAGCACCAGCGGCGCGTCCACGCGCAGCGGCTCGCCACCGCCCGCACCTGGGGCCTGGACGCCACCCCGCTGCTGCCGCCCGCCCCGCCGCGCAGCAAGCCCGCGCTCGCCACCGAACCCGGCTTCGAGGCGAACGGCGGCGGCCCCGGCCTGCCGCCCGTCATCACCCGGGTACCGACCGACGACCGCGTGATCTTCCTGACCATCGACGACGGCTACCGCAAGGACCCCGAGCTGCTGCGCATGCTGCGCGAACTCGACGTGCCCGTCAGCGCCTTCCTCGCCGACGAGGTCGCGCGCGACGACTACGGCTACTTCCGCGACCTCCGCGACCTCGGCACCACCGTCAGCAACCACACCCTCCACCACCCCAACCTCCGCGAACTGCCCTACGAGGCCCAGCGCGAGGAGATCTGCGGCCAGCAGCGCGTCCTGGAGCGCGAGATGGGCACCAAGCCGCGGATCTTCCGGCCGCCGTACGGCAATTACAACGCCGACACCCTGCGCGCCGCGAAGGACTGCGGCATCGGCCTCGTACCGCTCTGGCAGCAGGAGGCGTTCCCGGGGCGCTGGACGTACTCCCGCGCGGACACCGCTTTCCACCCCGGCGATATCGTGCTCACCCACTTCGAAGGACCTTCCGAATTCGGCGGCACGATGACCGATATGCTCCGTACGGTGCTCCGTAAGGCGAACGACGAGGGCTTCGCCGTTGCCCGCTTGGAGGACTACGTATGA
- the tsaD gene encoding tRNA (adenosine(37)-N6)-threonylcarbamoyltransferase complex transferase subunit TsaD encodes MADEPLVLGIETSCDETGVGIVRGHTLLADAIASSVDAHARFGGVVPEVASRAHLEAMVPTIERALRDAGIAARDLDAVAVTAGPGLSGALLVGVSAAKAYAYALGKPLYGVNHLASHIAVDQLEHGALPEPTMALLVSGGHSSLLMSSDITADVRPLGATIDDAAGEAFDKVARVLGLGFPGGPFIDKAAREGDPAAIRFPRGLTGPRDPVYDFSFSGLKTSVARWVEARRAAGEDVPVADVAASFQESVADVLTRKAVRACRDNGVGHLMIGGGVAANSRLRAMAERRCEDAGIVLRVPRPKLCTDNGAMVAALGAEMVARGRAASDWELSADSSLPVTETHVPGHEHLPGHGHDHVHELAKDNLYS; translated from the coding sequence ATGGCAGACGAACCCCTGGTGCTCGGGATCGAGACGTCCTGCGACGAGACCGGTGTCGGGATCGTCCGCGGGCACACGCTGCTCGCCGACGCCATCGCGTCCAGCGTCGACGCGCACGCCCGCTTCGGCGGCGTGGTGCCCGAGGTGGCGAGCCGGGCACACCTGGAGGCGATGGTCCCGACGATCGAGCGGGCGCTGCGCGATGCCGGGATCGCGGCCCGCGACCTGGACGCGGTCGCGGTGACGGCGGGCCCGGGTCTCTCCGGGGCGCTGCTGGTCGGGGTGTCGGCGGCCAAGGCGTACGCGTACGCGCTGGGCAAGCCGCTCTACGGCGTCAACCACCTCGCCTCGCACATCGCCGTCGACCAGCTCGAACACGGCGCGCTGCCGGAGCCGACGATGGCCCTGCTGGTCTCCGGCGGGCACTCCTCGCTGCTGATGTCCAGCGACATCACCGCCGACGTCCGCCCCCTCGGCGCGACCATCGACGACGCGGCGGGCGAGGCGTTCGACAAGGTCGCCCGCGTCCTCGGACTCGGCTTCCCCGGCGGCCCGTTCATCGACAAGGCCGCGCGCGAGGGCGACCCGGCCGCGATCCGCTTCCCGCGCGGCCTGACGGGCCCGCGCGACCCGGTGTACGACTTCTCCTTCTCCGGTCTGAAGACCTCCGTCGCCCGCTGGGTGGAGGCCAGGCGTGCGGCGGGGGAGGACGTGCCGGTGGCGGACGTGGCGGCGTCGTTCCAGGAGTCGGTGGCGGACGTGCTGACGCGCAAGGCGGTACGGGCCTGCCGGGACAACGGCGTCGGGCACCTGATGATCGGCGGCGGCGTGGCGGCGAACTCGCGGCTGCGGGCGATGGCCGAGCGGCGCTGCGAGGACGCGGGGATCGTGCTGCGGGTGCCGCGGCCGAAGCTGTGCACGGACAACGGGGCGATGGTCGCGGCGCTGGGCGCGGAGATGGTGGCGCGGGGGCGGGCGGCGTCGGACTGGGAGCTGTCGGCGGACTCGTCGCTGCCGGTCACGGAGACGCACGTACCGGGGCACGAGCACCTGCCCGGGCACGGCCACGACCACGTGCACGAGCTGGCGAAGGACAACCTGTACTCGTGA
- a CDS encoding IS5 family transposase (programmed frameshift), which produces MPLTDAQWARIEPLLPDRTPQRGGRWRDHREVIDAIAFKFQTGTQWVHLPERYGNWRGVYNRLRMWAIDGTWERVFTALVTQADADEDLTWVVSVDSTIVRAHQHAAGARKRGARRVNRPNHAIGRSRGGLTTKIHLAADTRCRPMAFVLTAGQAGDAPTFPDVMARLRVPRRRGRPRTRPEVVLADKAYSSRAIREHLRTRGIRAVIPTPADQRSHRLRRGSRGGRPPAFDREAYKQRNTVERCINRLKQWRGIATRYDKTATIYQAGLHIAGIFLWSAR; this is translated from the exons GTGCCGTTGACTGACGCGCAGTGGGCGCGGATCGAGCCGTTACTCCCGGACCGGACGCCGCAGCGGGGTGGCCGGTGGCGGGACCACCGGGAGGTCATCGACGCGATCGCCTTCAAGTTCCAGACCGGGACGCAGTGGGTCCACCTGCCCGAGAGATACGGCAACTGGCGAGGCGTCTACAACCGGCTGCGGATGTGGGCCATCGACGGCACGTGGGAGCGGGTGTTCACCGCGTTGGTGACTCAGGCCGATGCGGACGAGGATTTGACCTGGGTGGTGTCGGTGGACTCCACGATCGTGCGGGCGCACCAGCACGCCGCCGGGGCCCGCAAAAGGGGGGCCCGGCGGGTGAACCGGCCGA ACCACGCCATCGGCCGGTCCCGCGGCGGGTTGACCACAAAGATTCACCTCGCCGCGGACACCCGCTGTCGGCCGATGGCGTTCGTGCTGACCGCCGGGCAGGCCGGCGACGCACCCACCTTCCCGGACGTGATGGCCCGCCTGCGCGTTCCGCGCCGTCGCGGACGGCCTCGCACCCGGCCTGAGGTGGTCCTGGCGGACAAGGCGTACTCCTCCCGCGCCATCCGTGAGCACCTACGCACACGCGGCATCCGCGCGGTGATCCCCACCCCGGCCGATCAACGGAGCCACCGCCTGCGGCGCGGCAGTCGAGGCGGCAGACCACCGGCGTTCGACCGGGAGGCGTACAAGCAGCGCAACACCGTCGAGCGATGCATCAACCGCCTTAAACAGTGGCGAGGCATCGCCACCCGCTATGACAAGACCGCCACCATCTACCAGGCTGGCCTGCACATTGCTGGCATCTTCCTGTGGTCCGCCCGATGA
- the groL gene encoding chaperonin GroEL (60 kDa chaperone family; promotes refolding of misfolded polypeptides especially under stressful conditions; forms two stacked rings of heptamers to form a barrel-shaped 14mer; ends can be capped by GroES; misfolded proteins enter the barrel where they are refolded when GroES binds): MAKTLKFDEDARRALERGVDKLADTVKVTIGPRGRNVVIDKKFGAPTITNDGVTIAREIEVEDPYENLGVQLVKEVATKTNDVAGDGTTTATVLAQALVREGLRNVAAGASPSALKRGIDAAVAAISDELLKAASPIDSKSDIAAVAALSAQDEQVGQLIGEAMDKVGKDGVITVEESNTFGLELDFTEGMAFDKGYLSHYMVTDQDRMEAVLEDPYILINQGKISSIQDLLPLLEKVMQAGSARPLLIVAEDVEGEALSTLVVNKIRGTFNSVAVKAPGFGDRRKAMLGDMATLTGGTVVSEEVGLKLDQVGLEVLGTARRVVITKDDTTIVDGAGKSDEVAGRVAQIKAEIDATDSDWDREKLQERLAKLAGGVCVIRVGAATEVELKEKKHRLEDAISATRAAVEEGIVSGGGSALVHAAKVLEDGLGLTGDEATGVAVVRRASVEPLRWIAENAGLEGYVITSKVSELTAGQGFNAATGEYGDLVKAGVIDPVKVTRSALENAASIASLLLTTESAVVEKPEPEQDQGHSHGHSH; encoded by the coding sequence ATGGCGAAGACTCTGAAGTTCGACGAGGACGCCCGCCGCGCTCTTGAGCGCGGCGTGGACAAGCTTGCCGACACCGTGAAGGTGACGATCGGCCCCCGGGGCCGCAACGTCGTCATCGACAAGAAGTTCGGCGCCCCGACCATCACCAACGACGGCGTGACCATCGCCCGTGAGATCGAGGTCGAGGACCCGTACGAGAACCTGGGCGTCCAGCTCGTGAAGGAGGTGGCGACCAAGACCAACGACGTCGCGGGCGACGGCACCACCACCGCCACCGTGCTGGCCCAGGCGCTGGTCCGCGAGGGCCTGCGCAACGTGGCCGCCGGCGCCTCCCCCTCCGCGCTCAAGCGCGGCATCGACGCCGCCGTCGCGGCCATCTCCGACGAGCTGCTGAAGGCCGCCAGCCCGATCGACTCCAAGTCCGACATCGCCGCGGTCGCCGCGCTGTCCGCGCAGGACGAGCAGGTGGGCCAGCTCATCGGCGAGGCCATGGACAAGGTGGGCAAGGACGGTGTCATCACCGTCGAGGAGTCCAACACCTTCGGCCTGGAGCTGGACTTCACCGAGGGCATGGCCTTCGACAAGGGCTACCTCTCGCACTACATGGTGACCGACCAGGACCGCATGGAGGCGGTGCTGGAGGACCCGTACATCCTGATCAACCAGGGCAAGATCTCCTCCATCCAGGACCTGCTGCCGCTGCTGGAGAAGGTCATGCAGGCCGGCTCCGCCAGGCCGCTGCTGATCGTCGCCGAGGACGTGGAGGGCGAGGCGCTGTCCACCCTCGTCGTCAACAAGATCCGCGGTACGTTCAACTCCGTCGCGGTCAAGGCCCCCGGCTTCGGCGACCGCCGCAAGGCGATGCTCGGCGACATGGCCACCCTCACCGGCGGCACCGTGGTCTCCGAGGAGGTCGGCCTCAAGCTCGACCAGGTGGGCCTTGAGGTGCTGGGCACCGCCCGCCGCGTGGTCATCACCAAGGACGACACCACGATCGTCGACGGCGCCGGCAAGTCCGACGAGGTCGCGGGCCGGGTCGCGCAGATCAAGGCCGAGATCGACGCCACGGACTCCGACTGGGACCGCGAGAAGCTGCAGGAGCGGCTGGCGAAGCTGGCCGGCGGCGTGTGCGTCATCCGCGTCGGCGCGGCCACCGAGGTCGAGCTGAAGGAGAAGAAGCACCGTCTGGAGGACGCCATCTCCGCCACCCGCGCGGCGGTCGAGGAGGGCATCGTCTCCGGCGGCGGCTCGGCGCTCGTGCACGCGGCGAAGGTGCTGGAGGACGGCCTCGGCCTCACCGGCGACGAGGCCACCGGCGTGGCGGTCGTCCGCCGCGCGTCGGTCGAGCCGCTGCGCTGGATCGCGGAGAACGCGGGCCTGGAGGGCTACGTCATCACCTCCAAGGTCTCGGAGCTGACCGCGGGCCAGGGCTTCAACGCCGCCACCGGCGAGTACGGCGACCTGGTGAAGGCCGGCGTCATCGACCCGGTGAAGGTGACCCGCTCGGCGCTGGAGAACGCGGCGTCGATCGCCTCGCTCCTGCTGACCACGGAGAGCGCGGTCGTGGAGAAGCCGGAGCCCGAGCAGGACCAGGGCCACAGCCACGGCCACTCCCACTGA
- the tsaE gene encoding tRNA (adenosine(37)-N6)-threonylcarbamoyltransferase complex ATPase subunit type 1 TsaE, producing MSAAATTTAVQLTVESPEQMQELGSRLAAVLRAGDLVLLTGALGAGKTTLARGLGAGLGVRGAVTSPTFVIARVHPSVSGGPPLVHVDAYRLGGGLEEMEDLDLDVSLPESVMVVEWGEGKVEELAEDRLHVVIERTTGGAAEAAADAAEPDAEGADAADVRHVTVTGVGERWAHGALAALART from the coding sequence ATGAGCGCCGCCGCGACCACCACCGCAGTCCAGTTGACCGTCGAGTCGCCCGAGCAGATGCAGGAGCTGGGCAGCCGGCTGGCCGCCGTGCTGCGCGCCGGGGACCTCGTGCTGCTCACCGGGGCGCTGGGCGCGGGCAAGACGACGCTCGCGCGCGGGCTGGGTGCGGGGCTCGGGGTACGGGGGGCGGTGACCTCGCCGACGTTCGTCATCGCGCGCGTGCACCCGTCGGTCTCGGGCGGGCCGCCGCTGGTCCACGTCGACGCCTACCGGCTGGGCGGCGGTCTTGAGGAGATGGAGGACCTGGACCTCGACGTGTCGCTGCCGGAGTCGGTCATGGTCGTGGAGTGGGGCGAGGGCAAGGTCGAGGAGCTGGCCGAGGACCGGCTGCACGTCGTCATCGAGCGCACCACGGGCGGTGCGGCCGAGGCGGCAGCGGACGCCGCGGAGCCGGACGCGGAAGGGGCCGACGCGGCCGACGTACGGCACGTCACCGTCACCGGCGTCGGCGAGCGCTGGGCGCACGGCGCGCTGGCCGCGCTCGCCCGCACCTGA
- a CDS encoding class I SAM-dependent methyltransferase, translating into MHGPDAPDDPLAALLTPEGQALLAELREHDPADELALATRLRRTHPAELVSAALGQSRLRQRAAAKFGADAARMYFTPDGVEQATRTAVAAHRAARFAALGVDRVADLCCGIGGDAVALARAGIAVLAVDRDPAAAAAARANAAALGVAELVEVRCAEVGDVDISGYDAVFVDPARRVGGGARGRTRVFDPEAYSPPLSWAVEVAGRVSHAALKVAPGIPHEAVPDAAEAEWVSDAGDVKEAVLWFGAASGAVFPGGRRATLLPAGATLAGRDLPDPPPGPVGRYLYEPDGAVIRAHLVAEVAAQVGGRLLDPTIAYVTADDPARTPYATAYEITDTLPFNVKKLRALLRERGVGSVTVKKRGSAVEPEELRRKLKLTGRTAVSCTVFLTRVAGAPTVLLGRPVPAT; encoded by the coding sequence ATGCACGGCCCCGACGCCCCCGACGACCCCCTCGCCGCCCTCCTCACCCCCGAGGGGCAGGCGCTCCTCGCCGAGCTGCGCGAGCACGATCCCGCCGACGAACTGGCCCTCGCCACCCGGCTGCGCCGCACCCACCCCGCGGAGCTGGTCTCCGCCGCGCTCGGACAGTCCCGGCTGCGGCAGCGGGCGGCGGCGAAGTTCGGGGCGGACGCCGCGCGGATGTACTTCACCCCCGACGGCGTCGAGCAGGCCACCCGTACGGCGGTGGCGGCGCACCGCGCGGCGCGGTTCGCGGCACTCGGCGTCGACCGGGTCGCCGACCTGTGCTGCGGCATCGGCGGCGACGCGGTGGCGCTGGCGCGGGCCGGGATCGCGGTGCTCGCCGTCGACCGGGACCCGGCGGCGGCCGCCGCCGCGCGGGCCAACGCGGCGGCGCTGGGGGTCGCGGAGCTGGTCGAGGTGCGCTGCGCGGAGGTGGGGGACGTGGACATCTCCGGGTACGACGCGGTGTTCGTCGACCCGGCGCGGCGGGTGGGCGGCGGCGCCAGGGGGCGTACCCGCGTCTTCGACCCCGAGGCGTACTCACCGCCGCTGTCCTGGGCCGTCGAGGTCGCCGGCCGGGTCTCGCACGCCGCGCTGAAGGTCGCCCCCGGCATCCCGCACGAGGCGGTGCCGGACGCCGCGGAGGCGGAGTGGGTCTCCGACGCCGGCGACGTGAAGGAGGCCGTGCTCTGGTTCGGCGCTGCATCCGGCGCCGTCTTCCCCGGCGGCCGCCGCGCGACCCTGCTGCCCGCCGGCGCCACCCTCGCGGGCCGCGACCTGCCCGACCCGCCGCCGGGCCCCGTGGGGCGCTATCTGTACGAGCCGGACGGCGCCGTCATCCGCGCGCACCTCGTCGCCGAGGTGGCGGCGCAGGTCGGCGGGCGGCTGCTGGATCCCACCATCGCGTACGTCACGGCAGACGACCCGGCGCGGACCCCGTACGCCACCGCGTACGAGATCACCGATACGCTCCCGTTCAACGTCAAGAAGCTCCGCGCCCTGCTGCGCGAACGCGGCGTCGGCAGCGTCACCGTCAAGAAGCGCGGTTCCGCCGTCGAGCCCGAGGAGCTGCGGCGCAAGCTGAAGCTCACCGGCCGGACCGCGGTGTCCTGCACCGTCTTCCTCACCCGGGTCGCCGGCGCCCCTACGGTGCTTCTGGGCCGTCCGGTCCCAGCGACGTGA
- the rimI gene encoding ribosomal protein S18-alanine N-acetyltransferase: MTAVALRGMRWWDIDPVLALERDTFPEDAWSPAMFWSELAHARGPGATRAYLVAEDEAGRVVGYGGLAALDGTGDIQTIAAARDHWGTGLGPRLLEALLAAARRFGCREVLLEVRVDNERAQRLYERHGFAVIGVRRGYYQPGNVDALVMRRTEKE, encoded by the coding sequence GTGACCGCCGTCGCCCTCCGCGGGATGCGGTGGTGGGACATCGACCCCGTGCTCGCCCTCGAACGGGACACCTTCCCCGAGGACGCCTGGTCCCCGGCGATGTTCTGGTCCGAGCTGGCCCACGCCCGCGGCCCCGGCGCCACCCGCGCGTACCTCGTCGCCGAGGACGAGGCCGGCCGCGTCGTCGGCTACGGCGGCCTCGCCGCGCTCGACGGCACCGGCGACATCCAGACCATCGCCGCCGCCCGCGACCACTGGGGCACCGGCCTCGGCCCGCGCCTGCTGGAGGCGCTGCTCGCCGCCGCCCGCCGCTTCGGCTGCCGCGAGGTGCTGCTGGAGGTGCGCGTCGACAACGAGCGCGCGCAGCGCCTCTACGAGCGCCACGGCTTCGCCGTCATCGGGGTCAGGCGCGGCTACTACCAGCCCGGAAACGTCGACGCGCTCGTCATGCGCCGTACCGAGAAAGAGTGA
- the tsaB gene encoding tRNA (adenosine(37)-N6)-threonylcarbamoyltransferase complex dimerization subunit type 1 TsaB — protein sequence MDTASPAVTVALHDGDPASPALAASHQVDARRHGELLLPAVDRVLAEAGRGLGELTGVVVGVGPGPYTGLRVGLVTAEVLGMTLGVPVYGVCTLDGIAYAAGRDGGVAGGIDGPFVVATDARRKEVYWARYADARTRVTDPAVDRPADLAEEVAGLPAAGAGAELYPGAFPDARPPAHPHAAALAALAAERLAAGAELLPPRPLYLRRPDAQVPAAYKAVTPR from the coding sequence ATGGATACCGCCTCCCCCGCCGTCACCGTCGCACTCCACGACGGCGACCCCGCGTCACCCGCGCTCGCCGCGTCGCACCAGGTCGACGCCCGGCGCCACGGCGAGCTGCTGCTGCCCGCGGTCGACCGGGTGCTCGCCGAGGCGGGCCGCGGGCTCGGGGAGCTGACCGGCGTCGTCGTCGGCGTCGGGCCAGGGCCGTACACCGGGCTGCGGGTGGGGCTGGTGACCGCCGAGGTCCTCGGCATGACGCTCGGCGTCCCCGTGTACGGCGTCTGCACGCTGGACGGCATCGCCTACGCCGCCGGCCGCGACGGCGGCGTCGCCGGCGGCATTGACGGCCCGTTCGTCGTGGCCACCGACGCCCGGCGCAAAGAGGTGTACTGGGCGCGCTACGCCGACGCCCGTACCCGCGTCACGGACCCGGCCGTCGACCGGCCCGCCGACCTCGCCGAGGAGGTCGCGGGCCTGCCCGCCGCCGGGGCGGGCGCGGAGCTGTACCCCGGGGCGTTCCCCGACGCCCGCCCCCCGGCGCACCCGCACGCCGCCGCCCTCGCCGCGCTGGCCGCCGAGCGGCTCGCGGCGGGCGCCGAGCTGCTGCCGCCCCGCCCGCTGTACCTGCGCCGCCCCGACGCGCAGGTGCCCGCCGCGTACAAGGCGGTCACCCCGCGATGA
- a CDS encoding LLM class flavin-dependent oxidoreductase encodes MDIGIGLPSTISGIPGKLIPEWAAAAERAGFSTLGTIDRVVYGNLETIPTLAAAAAVTERIGLTTTILIAPFRGNGALLAKQLASVDVLSGGRLTVGAAVGGREDDYEAAGVPFTRRGRIFDEQLAEMRAVWQQDARGRAHPVGPAPVQAGGPPILFGGNSPAAFRRLAEYGAGWILGGGSPEQLAGGAEKARAAWREAGREGEPRVAALAYVSLGPDAEEHARRYLLDYYGFLGEFAEKVAAGALTSPEAVAGAKAAFADAGCDELVLFPCNPDVAQVPLIAEAAGL; translated from the coding sequence ATGGACATCGGCATCGGACTTCCCTCCACCATCTCCGGCATCCCCGGCAAGCTGATCCCCGAGTGGGCCGCCGCGGCCGAGCGGGCCGGGTTCTCGACTCTGGGCACCATCGACCGCGTCGTCTACGGCAACCTCGAAACGATCCCCACCCTCGCCGCCGCCGCGGCCGTCACCGAGCGGATCGGTCTGACGACGACCATCCTCATCGCCCCCTTCCGCGGCAACGGCGCCCTGCTCGCCAAGCAGCTCGCCTCCGTCGACGTGCTCTCCGGCGGCCGGCTCACCGTCGGTGCCGCGGTCGGCGGGCGGGAGGACGACTACGAGGCGGCGGGGGTGCCGTTCACCCGGCGCGGCCGGATCTTCGACGAGCAGCTCGCCGAGATGCGCGCCGTGTGGCAGCAGGACGCCCGCGGCCGCGCCCACCCCGTCGGCCCGGCGCCTGTGCAGGCGGGCGGGCCGCCGATCCTCTTCGGCGGCAACTCGCCCGCCGCCTTCCGGCGGCTCGCGGAGTACGGCGCCGGGTGGATCCTCGGCGGCGGCAGCCCGGAGCAACTGGCCGGGGGCGCCGAGAAGGCCAGGGCGGCCTGGCGCGAGGCGGGCCGGGAGGGCGAGCCGCGGGTGGCGGCCCTGGCGTACGTGAGCCTCGGCCCCGACGCCGAGGAGCACGCCCGCCGCTATCTGCTGGACTACTACGGGTTCCTGGGGGAGTTCGCCGAGAAGGTCGCCGCGGGGGCGCTGACCTCGCCGGAGGCGGTCGCCGGCGCGAAGGCCGCGTTCGCGGACGCGGGCTGCGACGAGCTGGTGCTGTTCCCCTGCAACCCGGACGTGGCGCAGGTCCCGCTGATCGCGGAGGCCGCCGGGCTGTAG
- the groES gene encoding co-chaperone GroES: MTTASTKVAIKPLEDRIVVQPLDAEETTASGLVIPDTAKEKPQEGVVLAVGPGRFEDGDRLPLDVSVGDVVLYSKYGGTEVKYNNEDYLVLSARDVLAIIEK, from the coding sequence GTGACGACCGCCAGCACCAAGGTTGCCATCAAGCCGCTTGAGGACCGCATCGTGGTCCAGCCGCTCGACGCCGAGGAGACCACGGCCTCGGGCCTGGTCATTCCGGACACCGCCAAGGAGAAGCCCCAGGAGGGCGTCGTCCTTGCCGTCGGCCCGGGCCGCTTCGAGGACGGCGACCGGCTGCCGCTCGACGTCTCCGTCGGCGACGTCGTTCTCTACAGCAAGTACGGCGGCACCGAGGTGAAGTACAACAACGAGGACTACCTCGTCCTCTCTGCCCGCGACGTGCTCGCGATCATCGAGAAGTAA
- a CDS encoding polysaccharide deacetylase family protein has protein sequence MRRTRRSGRRSSAAAIAAVCLLALTACADAARPPEEWFPQSAEESAAPGDGRADGKPGTRHAGRTPRALPGGDGTTRKDVARAGGPEAYRRWGLDRPLAAPPTPPASRPVRPGESGLPAVAGRVPTRDKVVFLTIDDGWDKDPELIRMAADLRLPFSMFLSDSAAGGDYGYFEELRRLGNSVHGHTLTHPDLTSLPYAGQRRQICRQQERVAAAFGVRPTLFRPPYGTYDEATLRAAASCGVRAMPLWRADMKAGGLEYRSGDRLRPGDIVLAHFRGPEQQGGRTMTDVVAEFLREVQRQGFTVARLEDYM, from the coding sequence ATGAGGCGCACCCGCCGCTCCGGGCGGCGGTCGTCAGCCGCTGCGATAGCCGCCGTCTGCCTGCTCGCGCTCACCGCCTGCGCGGACGCGGCCAGACCGCCAGAGGAGTGGTTCCCGCAGAGCGCGGAGGAGTCCGCGGCGCCCGGGGACGGGCGGGCGGACGGCAAGCCGGGCACGCGGCACGCGGGGCGTACGCCGCGGGCGCTGCCCGGCGGTGACGGCACAACCCGCAAGGACGTCGCCCGCGCCGGCGGCCCCGAGGCGTACCGCCGCTGGGGCCTCGACCGCCCGCTCGCCGCCCCGCCCACGCCCCCCGCGAGCCGCCCGGTGCGGCCGGGGGAGTCCGGGCTGCCGGCGGTCGCGGGCCGGGTGCCGACGCGGGACAAGGTCGTCTTCCTCACGATCGACGATGGCTGGGACAAGGACCCCGAGCTGATCCGGATGGCGGCCGATCTGCGGCTGCCGTTCAGCATGTTCCTCTCCGACTCCGCGGCCGGCGGGGACTACGGCTACTTCGAGGAACTGCGGCGCCTCGGCAACTCCGTTCACGGCCACACTCTCACCCACCCCGACCTCACCTCCCTCCCGTACGCCGGACAGCGCCGCCAGATCTGCCGCCAGCAGGAGCGGGTCGCCGCTGCCTTCGGCGTCCGCCCGACGCTCTTCCGGCCGCCCTACGGCACGTACGACGAGGCGACGCTGCGGGCCGCCGCCTCCTGCGGGGTGCGCGCGATGCCGCTGTGGCGGGCCGACATGAAGGCGGGCGGCCTGGAGTACCGCAGCGGCGACCGGCTGCGCCCCGGCGACATCGTGCTGGCGCACTTCCGGGGTCCTGAGCAGCAGGGCGGGCGGACGATGACGGACGTGGTGGCGGAGTTCCTACGGGAAGTCCAGCGGCAGGGCTTCACGGTGGCCCGTCTTGAGGACTACATGTGA